A single window of Nicotiana sylvestris chromosome 3, ASM39365v2, whole genome shotgun sequence DNA harbors:
- the LOC138887477 gene encoding uncharacterized protein, giving the protein MSIAILGWNKLGFIDGTCKRENYGTNLVNLWENCNAIILSWLMNYVSPELLSGMVYSSNVNAVWDDLKEQFDSLTPISGRETANSREFVQFIERQKLLQFLMGLNESYEQARRQLLMMVHVPTINKAHFMLKERESQRNMTNIVFVTDNADITTLIMAK; this is encoded by the exons ATGAGCATTGCAATCCTAGGTTGGAATAAGCTAGGGTTCATTGATGGCACATGCAAAAGGGAGAATTACGGTACGAATCTCGTTAATCTGTGGGAGAATTGTAATGCAATTATTTTGTCTTGGTTGATGAATTATGTTTCACCAGAATTATTGAGTGGAATGGTGTATTCATCAAATGTTAATGCGGTTTGGGATGATCTGAAGGAAC AATTTGATAGTTTGACACCAATTTCTGGTCGTGAAACTGCCAATTCTCGTGAATTTGTTCAGTTTATAGAGCGTCAAAAGCTTCTACAATTTCTAATGGGACTCAATGAGTCATATGAACAAGCTAGAAGGCAGCTACTTATGATGGTACATGTGCCTACCATTAACAAAGCACACTTTATGCTTAAGGAAAGGGAGAGCCAAAGAAATATGACAAACATTGTATTTGTAACAGATAATGCAGATATTACAACACTTATCATGGCAAAATGA